A portion of the Phaeodactylum tricornutum CCAP 1055/1 chromosome 7, whole genome shotgun sequence genome contains these proteins:
- a CDS encoding predicted protein, which produces MSVAEESHDTTYDRGVRATNGFLSKVFVSCAGDPKGSVHRAWGLSLLFAVLFFVLSVVEMINLQTMGGSKALVLAAVWTGIIHLVLGVLGTFVLKRFPTSFSVGFLLGVLVVVANQNLILFGTFHAYSSGNAGTNHAFANLMLGIFLVLAFFAAILFHFRKNIVVAAADAKGVGRRSEKLAASSVDYQQYSEQT; this is translated from the exons ATGAGTGTTGCAGAGGAATCGCACGATACAACCTATGACCGAGGAGTCAGGGCAACAAATGGCTTCCTGTCGAAGGTTTTCGTTTCATGTGCTGGGGACCCCAAGGGATCCGTTCACCGAGCATGGGGCCTCAGCCTGctttttgctgttttgttTTTTGTACTTTCCGTCGTCGAGA TGATCAATCTCCAGACGATGGGCGGGTCGAAGGCGCTAGTTTTAGCCGCCGTATGGACAGGCATAATCCATTTGGTGCTCGGTGTGCTGGGTACGTTCGTGCTCAAGCGTTTCCCAACTTCCTTCTCTGTGGGGTTTCTGTTGGGAGTTCTGGTAGTAGTTGCGAATCAGAATTTGATTCTATTCGGCACCTTCCATGCGTACAGCTCTGGCAATGCCGGAACCAACCATGCCTTCGCAAATTTGATGCTTGGTATCTTTCTCGTACTGGCATTCTTTGCGGCGATTCTATTTCATTTTAGAAAGAACATCGTTGTTGCAGCAGCCGACGCGAAGGGAGTGGGAAGGCGTTCGGAGAAGCTGGCAGCTTCGAGTGTGGATTATCAGCAATACAGCGAACAAACTTGA
- the myoC3 gene encoding predicted protein (Chromalveolate myosin type C), which produces MVAANTSNYVYIRSEEYAWVPGRLLERDGTQAIVSVPVFKNEEEVQSDGGRIKRHEKVTVDLATYPNAALLLQNVDEHGNLNEVEDMVDLPFLHEAAILYNLKTRHQQQKPYTRTGDIVIACNPYQWFERLYNEETRVHYSRSLVWDPPDGDPRQGLEPHIYEASALAYRGLAVDGEDQSILVSGESGAGKTESVKICLNHIASVQQGHAHGSDDVDFESPIVQRVLDSNPLLEAFGNAKTVRNDNSSRFGKYIRLQFDAEDPVDAAYAGRSVPSCRLAGSKCEVYLLEKSRVVTHEEEERTYHIFYQLLAADEDVKTKIWGGLADTDNESFSYVGFTDTDTIEGNSDAERFQHTIDSLALIGIKDEKLMNLMRAICIVLQLGNLIFEKDEKDDTHTAITSEDEFTALAELMDIPKDELLPALTIRTMRARNEEFKVPLNEVQSKDSCDAFAKEIYAKTFLWLVRAINDATCAELNYDGKKKANFAVIGLLDIFGFESFTTNRFEQLCINYANEKLQQKFTQDIFRSVQAEYETEGIELEEITYDDNTDVLDLVEGRMGLLAVLNEECVRPGGSDRGFVSKVQAMNKESPCFLREKQFEECVFGVRHFAGRVIYDANGFVTKNMDTLPSDLQDCAKKSSNMILVHELSNEAMMNSLEVKTKKPRKSSPKVKKAPPAKRGSNLVGDTVWTKFKSQLTSLMTNLTKTRTRYIRCIKPNPLKAPLVMQHVSTIEQLRCAGVVAAVTISRSAFPNRLEHEAVLYRFKSLWGKGEQHLADLKVLDIDDPDLKSRTLVDRLLGSALKDLQNQINDETLVKAFVIGNTRAYFRAGALEHLEAERVKKLGVWVVEIQKIARKYMVRARYGKMRFCTIALQSFARKRHARRTFTILRNASILLTCCMIQTHWRMAIAITELKRCRKAAAVIQSIARGALQR; this is translated from the exons ATGGTGGCTGCCAATACGTCCAATTACGTTTACATTCGATCCGAGGAGTACGCGTGGGTCCCGGGTCGGTTGCTGGAACGCGACGGCACCCAAGCCATTGTTTCGGTACCCGTGTTTAAAAATGAAGAGGAGGTACAGTCTGACGGGGGCCGAATTAAACGACACGAAAAGGTGACTGTCGATCTAGCGACCTATCCGAATGCGGCCTTGCTTCTACAGAATGTGGACGAGCATGGCAATCTCAATGAAGTGGAGGATATGGTGGATCTGCCGTTTCTACACGAG GCTGCCATCCTCTACAACTTGAAAACTCGGcatcagcaacaaaagccTTATACTCGCACCGGCGATATCGTCATCGCGTGTAACCCGTACCAATGGTTCGAACGATTGTACAATGAAGAAACACGGGTTCACTACTCACGATCCCTCGTCTGGGATCCTCCGGACGGAGATCCGCGTCAGGGTCTGGAACCGCACATTTACGAAGCCAGTGCGCTGGCGTACCGCGGGCTGGCGGTGGACGGGGAGGACCAGTCCATATTGGTGTCGGGAGAATCCGGCGCGGGAAAAACCGAGTCGGTCAAAATTTGTCTCAATCACATTGCGAGCGTTCAGCAAGGGCACGCCCATGGCTCGGATGATGTTGATTTTGAATCGCCCATTGTGCAACGAGTCTTGGACAGCAATCCGCTTCTGGAGGCGTTTGGGAACGCCAAGACGGTCCGCAACGACAACTCCTCGCGGTTCGGAAAGTATATTCGTTTGCAGTTCGACGCGGAGGATCCGGTAGATGCAGCGTACGCGGGTAGATCTGTTCCAAGCTGCAGACTAGCCGGAAGCAAGTGCGAAGTCTACCTCCTCGAAAAATCCCGTGTCGTGACGCacgaggaggaagaacgAACCTATCATATATTTTACCAGCTACTGGCTGCGGATGAGGAcgtgaaaacaaaaatttggGGAGGACTCGCTGATACCGACAACGAGTCCTTTTCGTACGTTGGATTCACTGATACGGATACGATTGAAGGAAATAGCGACGCCGAAAGGTTTCAACACACAATTGATTCTCTGGCTTTGATCGGTATCAAGGACGAAAAATTGATGAACCTCATGAGAGCTATATGTATTGTCCTTCAACTGGGTAACCTgatctttgaaaaagacgaaaaagATGACACCCATACCGCCATTACGTCCGAAGATGAATTTACAGCATTGGCAGAACTTATGGACATTCCGAAAGACGAACTCCTTCCAGCTCTTACGATTCGCACGATGCGAGCGCGAAATGAAGAATTCAAAGTTCCACTCAACGAAGTCCAATCCAAAGACTCATGCGATGCCTTTGCAAAGGAAATTTATGCCAAAACCTTTTTGTGGCTGGTGCGCGCCATCAATGATGCTACATGTGCCGAGCTGAATTATGACgggaagaaaaaggcaaatTTTGCAGTAATCGGACTGTTGGATATTTTTGGTTTCGAATCTTTTACAACCAACCGTTTTGAGCAGCTTTGCATCAATTATGCCAATGAAAAGCTTCAACAGAAATTTACACAAGACATATTCCGTTCGGTTCAAGCAGAGTATGAGACAGAAGGAATCGAATTGGAAGAGATCACATACGATGACAACACAGATGTTTTGGATCTCGTGGAAGGGCGCATGGGACTTTTAGCCGTCTTGAATGAGGAATGCGTGCGACCAGGTGGCTCGGATAGAGGATTTGTATCAAAGGTGCAAGCAATGAACAAAGAAAGTCCATGCTTTCTGCGAGAAAAGCAGTTTGAAGAGTGCGTGTTTGGAGTACGACACTTCGCTGGAAGAGTAATCTATGATGCGAATGGCTTCGTAACGAAAAACATGGACACGCTACCCTCAGACCTACAGGATTGCGCGAAAAAAAGCTCGAACATGATTTTGGTGCATGAGCTGAGCAACGAGGCGATGATGAATTCATTGGAGGTAAAAACGAAGAAACCCCGTAAATCGTCACCAAAAGTAAAGAAAGCCCCACCTGCAAAACGCGGAAGCAACCTTGTCGGAGATACTGTTTGGACCAAATTCAAGAGCCAACTTACTTCGCTGATGACGAACTTGACCAAGACAAGGACGCGATACATCCGCTGTATCAAACCCAATCCCTTAAAGGCACCTCTTGTAATGCAGCATGTCTCTACAATTGAACAGCTCAGGTGCGCAGGTGTCGTTGCCGCAGTCACCATCTCGCGTTCTGCCTTCCCCAATAGATTAGAGCACGAAGCTGTGTTGTACCGATTTAAATCTCTTTGGGGTAAGGGTGAGCAGCACTTAGCGGATCTTAAAGTATTGGATATCGATGATCCCGACCTAAAGTCAAGAACTCTCGTCGATCGACTTCTGGGTTCTGCACTCAAAGATCTTCAGAACCAAATAAACGACGAAACTTTAGTGAAGGCGTTTGTCATTGGGAACACAAGGGCTTACTTCCGGGCTGGTGCTCTTGAACATCTTGAGGCTGAGCGAGTGAAAAAGTTGGGTGTTTGGGTTGTAGAGATTCAAAAGATTGCTCGAAAGTACATGGTTCGAGCTCGATACGGAAAAATGCGTTTTTGTACGATTGCGCTTCAATCTTTTGCCCGGAAGCGTCACGCGAGAAGAACATTTACTATATTGCGAAACGCTTCCATTCTTCTTACATGCTG CATGATTCAAACACACTGGAGAATGGCTATCGCTATAACGGAACTAAAGCGCTGTCGTAAGGCCGCCGCCGTTATACAGAGTATAGCCAGAGGAGCCTTGCAGCGC
- a CDS encoding predicted protein, whose protein sequence is ARSLAPLGDRILVRRAAKEVQTAAGIYLPADKTKDPNEGEVVACGPGEKDVTGQLHPTTLKMGDTVLLPEYGGTKIKIDDEELVLFRESDILGKFD, encoded by the coding sequence GCTCGTTCTTTGGCTCCGCTCGGGGACCGCATTCTCGTCCGACGGGCTGCCAAGGAAGTCCAGACGGCCGCTGGTATTTACCTGCCGGCGGACAAGACCAAGGACCCGAACGAGGGAGAAGTCGTTGCCTGTGGTCCGGGTGAAAAAGACGTCACCGGTCAGCTTCATCCCACGACACTCAAGATGGGAGACACGGTCTTGTTGCCCGAATACGGAGGtaccaaaatcaagattgacgacgaagaactggTCTTGTTCCGCGAGTCGGATATCTTGGGAAAATTTGACTAA
- a CDS encoding predicted protein — MVEPGLKTEARRRPWLVPAGPRLCRIGLACLALTTVVGGSSQQWGTGSTAASALSSGEKPVGRSSPSSPFLDDRRDPGDTTYDDVESEATTPPVSRYTHRSNTTPPPPPPEAQYSSSRPPFESTRTPIHYQFQTRSPEGRQKKPNFVERDDLPQTYSDLIKDNFDDNVDSNYASPRNDAIGRYMSTSRGKALLLLSSGTVGGAIGAFLGKSLLNRPFALSIPFFFTFWIAANLRNSYGEFVKALGMTLIFAVQRSRRIRKTYPTFCHVKALIGAAQRREFPPIENPWAYVPLEEGDVEFKMLYSVIAMGFVGSACGGNLPLIPAWIGALAGAGSFAFWTTARNAQGDLARTIGMRVVSLAQEILQINYELELLSKFGVVSGKVLDKLLILDRKHRIKDRLIAGTSWAYDRISRTAAEVQNDMQSPSRGGDERFSGNRRPRDGDDRFDRRDPAQGREWSQGMRRRPPTEEREEQPYGDSRARRYDPHDGRGR, encoded by the coding sequence ATGGTGGAACCTGGTCTTAAGACAGAGGCAAGGCGACGGCCTTGGTTGGTTCCAGCGGGTCCTCGACTCTGCAGAATTGGGTTGGCCTGCCTGGCATTGACAACCGTTGTTGGAGGAAGCTCTCAACAATGGGGAACGGGGAGTACTGCAGCTTCGGCTTTGTCATCTGGCGAAAAGCCTGTTGGCAGGTCGTCGCCTTCCAGCCCTTTTCTCGATGACAGGAGAGATCCAGGCGATACTACATACGACGACGTTGAAAGTGAGGCTACAACACCCCCTGTATCTCGGTATACGCATCGATCAAATACAACACCTCCACCGCCTCCACCCGAGGCGCAGTATTCATCGTCTAGGCCCCCGTTTGAATCGACGCGGACACCGATTCACTACCAATTCCAAACACGGTCACCCGAGGGTCGGCAGAAAAAGCCGAATTTTGTCGAACGTGATGATCTACCGCAAACGTATTCCGACCTCATTAAGGACAATTTCGACGACAACGTTGATTCCAACTACGCATCTCCCAGGAACGATGCCATTGGACGGTACATGTCCACGTCGCGAGGCAAGGCGTTACTTTTGTTGAGCTCGGGAACCGTGGGTGGAGCGATAGGAGCCTTTCTTGGAAAGTCGCTTCTGAATCGGCCTTTCGCCTTGTCCATTCCGTTCTTCTTTACGTTTTGGATTGCAGCCAATTTGCGCAATTCGTACGGTGAATTTGTTAAGGCTTTAGGGATGACGCTAATCTTTGCCGTCCAACGTAGCCGTCGCATTCGCAAGACGTATCCCACCTTTTGCCACGTCAAGGCATTGATTGGAGCAGCACAGCGTCGTGAGTTTCCCCCCATTGAAAATCCTTGGGCGTACGTGCCTTTGGAAGAAGGCGACGTTGAGTTCAAAATGCTGTACAGTGTGATTGCCATGGGCTTTGTCGGGTCGGCGTGTGGGGGTAACCTCCCCTTAATTCCGGCATGGATTGGGGCTTTGGCCGGGGCTGGGTCTTTCGCCTTCTGGACCACGGCCCGCAATGCACAAGGAGACTTGGCAAGAACCATAGGTATGCGGGTAGTTTCGCTGGCACAGGAAATTCTGCAGATCAATTATGAACTGGAGCTTCTGAGTAAATTTGGTGTGGTCTCGGGTAAGGTCTTGGACAAGTTGTTGATTCTAGATCGAAAGCACCGCATCAAAGATAGATTGATAGCGGGCACATCGTGGGCGTACGACCGAATATCGAGGACGGCAGCGGAGGTCCAGAACGATATGCAGTCACCGAGCCGAGGGGGGGACGAACGATTTAGTGGCAACCGCAGACCAAGGGACGGCGACGATCGATTCGATCGGAGGGACCCCGCTCAAGGGCGCGAATGGTCGCAAGGTATGAGGCGTCGTCCGCCCACTGAGGAAAGAGAAGAACAACCGTACGGGGACAGCAGAGCTCGTCGATATGACCCTCACGATGGAAGAGGACGCTAG